One Desulfovibrio sp. TomC DNA segment encodes these proteins:
- a CDS encoding SHOCT domain-containing protein has protein sequence MCATYRIFFMGGWQTLGVILVGLAAAVILVRMFHPPKRFDFRRGAAADRDDALRILRLRLAEGAITPDEFERLRRAVDPLESDGNR, from the coding sequence ATGTGTGCGACCTACAGAATCTTTTTCATGGGCGGTTGGCAAACGCTTGGGGTGATCCTTGTTGGGCTTGCAGCCGCCGTGATCCTGGTCCGAATGTTTCATCCTCCCAAGCGGTTTGATTTTCGCCGTGGAGCTGCCGCCGACCGAGACGACGCGTTACGCATCCTGCGCCTGCGCCTCGCCGAAGGTGCAATAACCCCTGATGAATTCGAGCGACTGCGAAGAGCCGTTGATCCCCTGGAAAGCGACGGGAACAGATAG
- a CDS encoding periplasmic heavy metal sensor: MRVKTFHIALTALAVLAMTSSLALARPGGGPGAGQGGCSNMGGGMSQLTPEKQATFQKLRDAFVAKTAQLRAELGVKMAELNALSVPQNPDQAKIDALSKQIGDLQGKLLSERTQFRIQVTKDVGPGMGRGMRSGMGGGMGSGMGSGMGSGMMAGYQGGGRQ; this comes from the coding sequence ATGCGCGTTAAGACGTTTCATATTGCACTGACTGCTTTGGCTGTTCTGGCTATGACTTCTTCCCTGGCCCTGGCTCGCCCCGGCGGCGGACCTGGCGCGGGGCAGGGCGGCTGCTCCAACATGGGGGGCGGCATGTCTCAGCTAACCCCTGAAAAGCAGGCAACCTTTCAAAAGCTTCGTGACGCATTTGTTGCCAAGACAGCGCAACTGCGGGCCGAGCTTGGCGTGAAAATGGCGGAACTCAACGCTTTGTCTGTGCCCCAAAATCCCGATCAGGCGAAGATAGACGCCCTGTCCAAGCAGATCGGCGATTTGCAGGGCAAGCTGTTGTCCGAGCGAACTCAGTTTCGTATCCAGGTGACAAAGGATGTCGGCCCTGGGATGGGAAGGGGAATGCGCAGCGGCATGGGCGGTGGTATGGGAAGCGGCATGGGAAGCGGCATGGGTAGCGGCATGATGGCAGGCTACCAGGGCGGTGGCCGTCAGTAG